From Brassica oleracea var. oleracea cultivar TO1000 chromosome C3, BOL, whole genome shotgun sequence, a single genomic window includes:
- the LOC106328000 gene encoding receptor homology region, transmembrane domain- and RING domain-containing protein 4, translated as MARASILILSLLLIPHLACAKVMLIGKNTSLSFDDIEANFTPLIKKSDQCGALYTAEPLDACSSLVNTVTVEEGSITSPSYVLIIRGGCSFEEKIRHAQKAGYKAAIVYDNEDYGFLISMAGNPSGVVIYGTFVSKATGEILKGYAGRTDIELWLVPSFETSAWSIMAISFISLLAMSAVLATCFFVRRHRIRRRRVRSLGGGEFHRMGIDTIRRLPATIFNGVCEEASTSISCAICIEDYRIGDKLRILPCNHKFHVGCVDLWLGQRRSFCPVCKRDARTINIDMPASPSERTPLLSPSLTPTSSFLLSSSPATSSFRSSYDIPSSSTTMYLPHSRSHTSFQSGSYRGSLPIPVSRSSVDLRNAVSRRSYNSPRSVHSRYTHILSPGNASTSWVVGSSSSQREHSLNINDSRRSLSHFASASSLPGC; from the exons ATGGCTCGTGCTTCGATTTTGATCTTATCTCTGCTTCTAATCCCTCACTTGGCTTGTGCGAAAGTGATGTTGATCGGGAAGAACACATCTCTCTCCTTCGACGACATCGAAGCCAATTTCA CTCCGCTGATCAAGAAATCAGATCAGTGTGGGGCACTGTACACAGCAGAGCCACTCGATGCTTGTTCAAGTTTGGTTAACACAGTGACTGTAGAAGAAGGATCAATCACTTCTCCTTCGTACGTCTTGATCATCCGCGGCGGCTGTAGTTTCGAGGAAAAGATCAGACACGCGCAGAAAGCTGGTTACAAAGCAGCTATTGTCTACGACAATGAGGATTATGGTTTCTTGATATCAA TGGCTGGGAACCCATCTGGTGTAGTTATATACGGGACGTTTGTGTCGAAAGCGACTGGAGAAATACTCAAAGGGTATGCGGGTCGTACCGATATCGAGCTGTGGCTCGTGCCAAGCTTCGAGACTTCAGCATGGTCAATCATGGCTATCTCGTTTATATCTCTTCTTGCGATGTCTGCTGTACTCGCCACTTGCTTCTTTGTCCGTAGGCATCGGATTAGAAGGCGGCGTGTTAGGTCTCTTGGTGGTGGAGAGTTTCATCGTATGGGGATAGACACGATTAGGAGGTTGCCTGCTACGATCTTTAATGGTGTTTGTGAAGAAGCTTCTACCTCTATCTCTTGTGCTATATGTATTGAAGACTACCGTATTGGTGACAAGCTTAGGATCTTACCTTGCAATCACA AGTTTCATGTTGGATGTGTTGATTTGTGGCTTGGCCAAAGGAGATCCTTTTGTCCGGTTTGTAAACGGGATGCAAGAACCATCAACATTGATATGCCCGCATCACCATCCGAACGCACACCTTTGCTTTCTCCTAGCTTGACTCCGACGTCGTCTTTTCTGTTATCATCGTCACCTGCCACAAGCTCCTTTCGGTCATCTTATGATATTCCTTCATCTTCCACAACTATGTATCTCCCCCACTCTCGCTCCCATACAAGCTTCCAAAGCGGGTCATATAGGGGTTCACTACCTATACCGGTTAGCCGGAGCTCAGTAGATCTCAGGAATGCTGTTTCCCGAAGATCTTACAACTCACCTCGCTCTGTCCACTCAAGATATACGCACATACTTAGCCCGGGGAATGCATCAACGAGCTGGGTTGTTGGGTCGTCGTCAAGCCAGCGCGAGCATTCACTTAATATTAATGACTCGCGCAGGTCTCTCTCTCACTTTGCCTCTGCTAGTTCTTTACCAGGCTGCTAA